One window from the genome of Methyloradius palustris encodes:
- a CDS encoding lipocalin family protein, with protein MKPIPHLLSFFAIVFCCCLARADQPDVTSVTTLDINRYVGKWYEIAAFPMFFQRNCIGDTTAEYSLDTKGEIDVTNRCRTKDGFDQAKGKTWQASPISTSQLKVSFFWPFRADYWVIGLDEDYQWAVVANPNRKYLWILSRTPDLNKTELERAMAVAKTQGYDLKQLKFTKHGSAVNKE; from the coding sequence ATGAAACCCATCCCACATCTGCTCAGTTTCTTTGCAATTGTCTTTTGCTGCTGTTTAGCTCGGGCAGATCAGCCAGATGTCACCAGCGTAACCACCCTCGATATTAATCGCTATGTAGGAAAGTGGTATGAAATAGCTGCATTTCCGATGTTTTTCCAGAGAAATTGTATTGGTGACACCACGGCAGAATATTCGCTAGATACTAAGGGTGAAATTGACGTCACGAATCGCTGCAGAACCAAAGATGGATTTGACCAAGCGAAAGGCAAAACTTGGCAAGCTAGCCCAATCAGCACATCGCAACTCAAGGTATCTTTCTTCTGGCCTTTTCGCGCCGACTATTGGGTAATCGGCTTAGATGAAGATTATCAATGGGCAGTGGTGGCTAACCCCAACCGCAAATATCTGTGGATACTTTCAAGAACACCAGATTTAAATAAAACTGAATTAGAACGTGCCATGGCAGTTGCAAAAACTCAGGGCTACGACCTCAAGCAGCTAAAATTTACCAAGCATGGCAGCGCTGTTAACAAGGAATAA
- a CDS encoding cold-shock protein, which produces MATGIVKWFNDSKGFGFITPDGGGDDLFAHFSAIVDSGYKSLKENERVTFDVTEGAKGKQASNIQKA; this is translated from the coding sequence ATGGCAACAGGTATAGTTAAATGGTTTAATGATTCTAAAGGTTTTGGTTTCATTACTCCTGATGGTGGTGGTGACGATTTATTCGCACATTTCTCTGCAATCGTTGATAGCGGTTACAAGAGTTTGAAAGAAAATGAACGCGTTACTTTTGACGTGACAGAGGGTGCTAAAGGTAAACAAGCTTCTAATATCCAGAAGGCTTAA
- the infA gene encoding translation initiation factor IF-1: MAKEELIEMNGVVMEVLPDSRFRVTLDNGHNLVAYTGGKMRKNHIRILAGDKVTLELSPYDINNGRITFRHIESKAAFTPRRRTY; the protein is encoded by the coding sequence TTGGCAAAAGAAGAGCTTATAGAAATGAATGGTGTGGTGATGGAAGTGCTGCCCGATTCGCGCTTTCGAGTGACCTTGGATAACGGTCACAATCTGGTTGCATATACGGGTGGCAAGATGCGTAAAAACCATATCCGAATTTTAGCGGGTGATAAGGTTACTTTGGAGTTGTCACCTTATGACATCAACAATGGCCGTATTACTTTCAGGCACATTGAATCAAAAGCTGCTTTTACTCCGAGACGTCGAACTTACTGA
- a CDS encoding PepSY domain-containing protein: MYKTSIAAIIAGLFVINPAFAAEKFTGKLETAMKAALAKYPGDVISLEAELDNGKAIYEFDIKGADGKEWEVEVDAKTGKILEINLEVVDASDPAFKAKAKITVEEAKKIALALHAGEVVESEFKIEADGDPSYEFDIKTKDGKEWEVEVDAVTGKVVGNQEEVYQIGLD; the protein is encoded by the coding sequence ATGTATAAAACATCAATCGCAGCAATTATTGCCGGTTTATTTGTGATAAACCCAGCTTTTGCAGCTGAAAAATTCACAGGAAAGTTAGAAACCGCCATGAAAGCTGCTTTAGCGAAGTACCCAGGCGACGTGATCTCTCTTGAAGCCGAGTTGGATAATGGCAAGGCTATTTACGAGTTCGATATCAAAGGTGCTGACGGCAAAGAATGGGAAGTGGAAGTAGATGCCAAAACAGGAAAGATACTAGAGATAAATCTTGAAGTTGTAGATGCAAGCGACCCTGCATTTAAAGCCAAAGCAAAAATCACTGTTGAAGAGGCAAAAAAGATTGCGCTGGCATTACACGCTGGTGAAGTTGTAGAAAGCGAATTCAAGATAGAAGCTGATGGCGACCCTTCTTACGAATTCGACATCAAGACAAAAGATGGCAAAGAGTGGGAAGTAGAAGTAGATGCTGTGACTGGCAAAGTGGTGGGTAATCAGGAAGAGGTTTACCAGATTGGTCTAGACTAA
- a CDS encoding ANTAR domain-containing response regulator has translation MLRVLLVDNHAERAAPLTQLLSDAGYNVIGRLSDTANLHDAVSALQPDVVIIDTESPSRDTLEHLIVMNSNAPRPIVMFTHDGDRDKIREATKAGVSAYVVGGLAGDRLRPIMDAAIARFEEFKSLRLELNEANSKLSERKVVEKAKGLLMKQRGISEDEAYGMLRNMAMKQNIRLATLAEQVVQAAKLLF, from the coding sequence ATGCTCCGAGTTTTACTGGTAGATAACCATGCGGAGCGTGCAGCTCCACTCACTCAATTGTTATCAGATGCAGGGTATAACGTGATTGGGCGTTTGTCTGATACGGCAAACTTACATGATGCAGTGAGTGCCTTGCAGCCCGATGTAGTGATTATAGATACAGAGTCGCCCAGCAGAGATACGCTGGAGCACTTGATTGTGATGAATTCGAATGCACCGCGGCCGATTGTGATGTTTACGCATGATGGCGATAGAGACAAGATTCGAGAGGCTACAAAAGCAGGTGTAAGTGCTTATGTGGTCGGTGGTTTAGCAGGTGATCGGTTGAGGCCGATTATGGATGCGGCGATAGCAAGATTTGAAGAATTTAAAAGTTTGCGTCTTGAGTTAAATGAGGCAAACAGCAAGCTGAGTGAGCGCAAGGTGGTAGAAAAAGCCAAAGGCTTACTCATGAAGCAGCGTGGCATTAGCGAAGATGAAGCATATGGCATGTTGCGAAATATGGCGATGAAACAGAACATACGCTTGGCAACGTTAGCCGAGCAAGTGGTACAAGCAGCAAAGTTGCTGTTTTAA